In Microcaecilia unicolor chromosome 1, aMicUni1.1, whole genome shotgun sequence, the following are encoded in one genomic region:
- the LOC115457603 gene encoding immunoglobulin superfamily containing leucine-rich repeat protein-like: MYQVLAFLSTLWILFVRMTYGCPEVCNCSITYQSLVANCAYRSLQVVPTGFPSNLKRLSLSSNSLTSLERNSFLEVTQLTALWITYNKIHSIQKGSFEVLALLKTLDVSENQIVDFPWDDLKNLTSLQLLKMDHNYMVYLPRDAFHTLKELRYLQISDNKFTTILEGTFDSLSFLSSLQIQNNPFNCTCHLMWIKTLTENALISIPEKEHIVCSTPENLKSMQLQQLPNRQCLAPSVHLTYHPKLNNTELYDGSSLMLNCNVTGRPQPVMSWKIQASSKLIEISESYMLKARNDFSLKPSKQSAERFLAFKNGTLVIPHLSKQEEGIYTCLATNELGSSEESISVALASYPNFHLPERKPCDDNEVAVFPHGQKVVIIYQSGDGIKSSGGILLYVPPWLWFLALFIFIFIFN, from the coding sequence ATGTATCAGGTACTTGCATTTTTATCTACCTTATGGATTCTTTTTGTGAGGATGACTTATGGATGTCCAGAAGTCTGCAACTGCTCCATCACATATCAAAGCCTAGTCGCTAACTGTGCCTACCGTTCTCTTCAGGTAGTACCTACTGGTTTCCCTTCTAATTTGAAACGACTAAGTCTTTCTTCCAACAGCTTAACCTCACTGGAGAGAAACAGCTTTTTAGAAGTCACTCAGCTCACGGCCTTGTGGATTACGTACAACAAGATCCATTCTATTCAGAAGGGCAGCTTTGAGGTTCTGGCATTGCTGAAGACTTTGGATGTTAGTGAGAACCAAATTGTAGACTTTCCATGGGATGATCTGAAAAACCTCACTTCTCTGCAACTGCTGAAAATGGACCACAACTACATGGTGTACCTTCCTAGAGATGCTTTCCATACCCTAAAAGAACTTAGATACTTGCAGATAAGTGACAACAAATTCACTACCATTTTGGAAGGAACTTTTGACTCTCTGAGTTTTTTGTCTTCTCTTCAGATACAAAACAACCCATTTAATTGTACCTGCCACCTTATGTGGATAAAGACCCTCACTGAGAATGCCCTGATCTCCATTCCAGAAAAAGAGCACATTGTCTGTTCCACACCTGAAAATCTCAAAAGTATGCAACTGCAGCAACTCCCTAACCGGCAGTGTTTAGCTCCATCAGTTCACCTGACCTACCATCCAAAGCTGAACAACACTGAACTATATGATGGGTCTAGTCTCATGCTCAACTGTAATGTCACAGGGAGACCACAGCCAGTCATGAGTTGGAAAATCCAGGCCTCAAGTAAACTCATTGAGATCAGCGAATCATACATGTTGAAAGCAAGGAATGACTTCTCTCTTAAACCCTCCAAACAGAGCGCAGAACGTTTTCTTGCTTTTAAAAATGGGACTCTAGTCATTCCTCACCTGAGCAAGCAAGAGGAAGGGATTTACACCTGTCTGGCCACCAATGAGTTGGGAAGTAGTGAGGAGTCTATCAGCGTGGCTCTGGCTAGTTACCCAAACTTTCATCTACCTGAAAGAAAACCGTGTGATGATAATGAAGTGGCTGTATTTCCACATGGACAGAAAGTGGTGATAATTTACCAGTCTGGTGATGGAATAAAGAGTAGTGGAGGAATCTTACTCTATGTACCCCCTTGGCTATGGTTCctcgctttatttatttttatttttatttttaactaa